GCGACCTGCAATCGATGAACGTGGTGTATATCCACGCGCAGTACAAAAAGAAATACCGATTTGGTTAGCCACAGGCGGTACACCAGAATCTTCTATAAGAGCAGCTGAATTCGGTTTGCCGATTACTTATGCGATTATAGGCGGCAATCCAAGACGCTTTAAACGAAATATTGCCATGTACAGAGCAGTAGCTGAATCAAGAGGATTTAATTTAACAGATATGCCTGTAGCGGTTCATTCTTGGGGTTATATTGCAGACACAGATGAACAAGCGCAACAAGAATTTTATACACCGACGAAAATACACCATGAAATTATTGCAAAAGAACGCAACTGGCCTCCATATACTGAAGAACATTTTCAACGAGAAATCAGCGATCAAGGCGCAATGTTCGTCGGCAGTCCAGAAACGGTGGCGCGTAAAATGATTGATGTCATAGAAACATTAGGAATTAATCGTTTTATGTTACACATTCCTGTCGGTTCCATGCCTCATGAACGTGTAATGAAAGCTATTAAACTTTATGGAAAAAGGGTAAAACCTATAGTAGAGGATTATTTCAATAATTAATTAAAGGAGTATCACATTATGTTATTACGTTATTTAAACAATATTAAAGTTGGTAAAGAATTATTACAAGCATCAGAACCTAAATTAAAAGGTAACCCACAAATGAAAGAAACATTCGAAAATGTTTTTGGATTACCTGGTAATATGGTAACTGTAGCAGGTACAATCGAAGCTACCAGCGGTCTTTTATTCTTACTAAGCTTTGGCAATAAAAAAATAACACGTATTGCAACAGTATTGACATTCGGAGTGTTAAGCGTTGCAGCATATAAACACTATGAAGCAGGACACGGTAAAGCAGGCGCACAACATGCATTAGATTTAATGAAACTTGCAGGTTTATCTACATTAGATACAATTTCATTACCTAACTGCAAAAAATAATTGCTAAGTATAAAACTAAGAGGAACTGAGACATTGATTTGTCTTAGTTCCTTTTTTCAATTAAGCAGAGGAAATAAAAGTTGAAATATTATTTTGCACCTATAGCTGTTTTGCATTATTTTTCTTTGAATATCTTGAAGCATTTAATTCGAGATAGTCAGAGGATTTCAAATTACAATAATAACAACTGATGTAAGAGAGGGGATTTTGGAGCAACGGATTATTAAATTTCAAAAATAAATGGATTATTATAGAAAAATGTTATAGAATGATTCATATAGCTAGCACAACCAAAATTTATTTGTTAATTCACCTAACATCTTGAAACCACACCAAGAAGGAGTGAATTCCAATGTCAGAAAAGATAATTATTAATGATCTTCCGAAATTTGTTAAAGTTGCTCAAAAGGTAAGGGAAATTAATGGACACATTAAAAGTGAACATCAAATTTCGTTTGAAGAGTTATTTATCTTAAACTATATCGAAAGCAGCGAAAAAAATCGTTCTGAATTTAACGTTAAGGAAATTATTCAATTATCGAATCTTAAACCATATTTTATTTCCAAAGCGATTCAAAAATTGAAAGAACGTAATTTGCTAAGTAAAAAAAGAAACAAAAATGACGAAAGAACAGTCATTTTAGTTGTTGATGAAAATCAACGCAAAGAGATTGACGCGCTATGTGCAGATATCGGTAAAATTTTTTAAATTAAATAATAATTTTTGAAGAATTACAAAAACAAGTAGTTAGAGAATTAGGATAGAAAGAGAAAGTAAGTAAATTTTGTGTGAGTTAGAAACTTTCATTATAAGTGACGGGGGAACGGCCTTGCTGACGCACTTATTATCGAAAGGGTATATAAATAAAAGCTGTCCAACAATCATAAGTGATAAGTTGGACAGCTTTTTTGCATTTAATATTTTCTTAAAAAATTGACTTCACGATTATAAAATTGTTGTACTACTTTAATTTGTACTTCTTTCAGAATATCTTCGATGAGGTCTGTTTGTTGCGCTAAAATACGGATGGCTAACCCATGTGTCGCAAGTTCAGTTATACCGATTCTACATTGATTGTCTGTTAAAAATGGTTTCATTACTTCATATAATTCATCAATGGTTTGTTTTGTAATATCCGGATGAATAAAATAACAAGAACCTAAATACGTATAACCTTCCATATAGCCTAACGCATCAACCTTATTTTTACTAGGATCTAGCAGCATATTATCGAATACTACGAGTTCGTCATCTACAAAGATTTCATTCAATAAATGAAGTGAATCATAAGTAAAGTGACGTTCATCTGGAGAGTAACCAGGTGTTAGAATATCAGTGTAGAACATAGCGCCTGTTTGTGCTAAATGAAATTGATTATGCTGATAAAAGTTAGCGTCTTTATAGGCAATAATCGGGTCGCCGACATATTCTAAATAGGCGTTATCTTCAATATGAAAGTTTTGATATTGCTCAACATGATCTTTTAAAGTTTTATAGATTTTAGTTGCACCTTGAGATGTGAGGGTCACAGCTGCATTTTCTTGTACACGGACATCTAATTTATAGCGATCGCCATCTAAATAACCGCCGCCGACGTTCACAATATAGAAAGTCGGAATATCCGACCCATTTAAATAAATAGGGCGGATGACTTTCAAGGCTTTTTCGAAAAAGATGTCTCGAGCAACAGACCGTTTACCATCATGAAAAATAGACAGATCGAGTTGTCCTGTCCATTCTGGTTCTTTAGACATCAGGCTAATCCTTTAAGTAATACATCACGTTCAATCCATTCAATCACTTGGTCTAAACCGTCTTCAGTTTTTAAATTAGTGAAAGTGAAGGGACGATTGCCGCGGAAAGTATTAGTATCTTCAGCCATTTGGTCTAAAGAAGCGCCGACATAAGGTGCTAAATCTGTCTTATTGATAATGAAGAAGTCAGATTTAATCATACCTTGTCCGCCTTTACGCGGGATTTTTTCACCTTGTGCAACATCAATAATATAAATAGAGAAGTCAACTAATTCTGGACTGAAAGTAGCTGCTAAATTATCGCCGCCTGATTCAATAAAGATTAAATCTAAATCGCCATGACGTTCCATTAATTCATCGATAGCAGCAAAATTCATAGAAGCATCTTCACGAATTGCCGTATGCGGACATCCTCCTGTTTCGACTCCGATAATACGATCCGCAGGCAATACACCTGTATTAACTAAGATTTTTTCATCTTCTTTAGTGTAAATATCATTTGTAATAACGCCGATACTCATATCTTTAGACAAATGTCTCACAAGTTTTTCGACGAGTTCGGTTTTTCCTGCACCAACAGGGCCGCCGATTCCAATTTTAATAGGTTGAGTCATCTGTTATTCCTCCTATGAAATAAAAATTCTGACATTAACGTTTTCATGCTCCATTTGATTCATTTCTAAACCAGGAGCTGTAATACCAAATTCTGATTCTGCAAGTTCAAAGATATGGTCTCTGGTATTTTTCATAAAGGTAATCATATCTGTAACTACACGTTGCCCAGCAGTTTGCCCAAGCGGAATAGCTCTCACGGCATTTTGAGTCAACGCTGAAACGTTTTGATAAAGATAGTAATCTATAATCATTTCAATATCAATGCCAAGGAAATGGCCAAGCATTGTAAAGCAAATCGCAGGATGCAATTTCGCGCGTTTTGCTTGATACTCTGCTTCGTACCACTGTATCCACTGGCTGTCATATAGTTCATTCGCAAGTTTTACCATACGTGTACCCATTTGTTTAGTACCTGTACGTGTCTCTCTAGGCATGTTTTGTACGAAGAGCATGCGATCCAAATGTAAGATTTTCTCAGTATCATTTTGATTTAAGGCTTCGTATACGAGGCGGATAGCCAACCCGTCTGCATACGTTAATTGTTCACTTAAAAAGAGTCTCAGCCATTCTTTAAAGGTTGCTTCATCATGCACTGTACCACGTTGAATATAAGTTTCAAGGCCGAAAGAGTGACTGAACGCGCCTGTAGGAAATTGAGAGTCGCAAAATTGAAACAAACGTAAAGCTTGATGATCAATCATGTGAATGTCCGATATGTCTGAATGCTTTGTTAACTTTGCGGTCTTCTCGGTTGTAAGGAATACCTAGTGATTTCAACAAGTCTTCAACTAGATAATCGTATTGAACAAGCATTTCATTTTCAGTAAATTGCGCTGGTAAGTGACGATTGCCGAGTTGATGTGCAATATCTCCCATTTCCTTTAAAGAACGCGGTTGTATGACTAAGATGTCTTCAGAATTGACATCTACTACAATCATATTATGGTCATCTTGATAGAGAATATCTCCATATTCTAAATCCACAGGGTTTTTTAAGCGAATACCGATTTCATTGCCGTGATCTGTTTTGACACGTTGTATTCTTTTTACTAAATCAGAATTTTCAAGATAGACTTTTTCGATATGCTTTTGTTTCTCTTCTGGTGAAAGGTTAGCAATGTTGCCAACAATTTCTTCTATAATCATAAATACTCTAACCTCCTAGAATAAGAAGTAACGTTGTGCAAGCGGCAATTCTTTTGCAGGTTCGCTGGTAATTAATTTGCCGTCAACGAATACTTCATAAGTTTGCGGATCGACATCAAGTTTAGGTGTTTCACCATTATTTTTCATATCTTTCTTAGTCAGTTGGCGAATACCTTTGACTGGTCTTACCATGCGGTGCAAGGACAATTGACGTTCGATATCGTTCATGTAAGCAATGTTTGAAACAAAGGTAATACTTGTACCTGTTAAATTACCGCCATATTGACCATACATTTTACGATATTTTAAAGGTTCGGAAGTAGGGATAGAACCATTTGCATCACCATTGACTGCAGTATTGATCATACCGCCTTTAAGAACCATTTCAGGTTTGACACCGAAAAATGCTGGGTCCCAAATCACAAGGTCTGCAAGTTTGCCTTCTTCAATTGAACCGACATATTCGGAAATACCATGCGTAATAGCAGGGTTGATAGTATATTTGGCAATATAACGTTTAATACGGTTATTATCATTATATTCTTGGTCGCCATCTAAATAGCCGCGTTGTTCTTTCATACGGTGTGCGACCTGCCATGTACGTGTAATAACTTCGCCGACACGTCCCATTGCTTGAGAGTCAGAGCTGACCATACTGAAGACACCCATATCTTGCAGTACGTCTTCGGCTGCAATGGTTTCTTTTCTAATACGAGAATCTGCAAAGGCTACATCTTCAGGGATAGAAGCATTCAAGTGGTGAGTAATCATAACCATATCTAAATGTTCGTCTATAGTATTAACAGTGTAAGGGAGTGTTGGGTTAGTAGATGAAGGAAGGACATTCGGATAGCTTGCAGATTTAATTAAATCTGGAGCATGGCCGCCGCCTGCACCTTCTGTGTGATACATATGAATAACACGGTCTTTGATAGCTTTCATTGTATCTTCCATGAAACCTGCTTCATTCAAAGTATCAGCGTGTAAAGCAATTTGTACATCATAATCGTCAGCCACATCTAAGGCATGGCTTAAAGCTGATGGAGTAGCACCCCAGTCTTCGTGGACTTTCAGACCGATAGCACCTGCGTGGATTTGTTCAATTAAAGCAGTGTGGTTATGCGCTTGGCCTTTTCCTGTAAATCCTACATTAATTGGAAGACCTTCAGCCGCTTCTAACATACGATGAATATGCCAAGGGCCTGGCGCAACAGTTGTAGCTTTGGCACCTTCAGAAGCACCCGTACCGCCTCCGATGTGCGTAGTAATACCGCTTTCAAGTGCTACATAAGCTTGTTCAGGATTGATAAAGTGGACGTGTGTATCAATGCCGCCCGCTGTAATAATCTTACCTTCACCAGAAATAATATCCGTAGAGGCACCGATAATAATATCTACATCATCCATAATATCCGGGTTGCCGGCTTTACCGTATTTCATGATATAGCCATTTTTAATACCTAAATCTGCTTTATAAACTTTGTCATAATCAATAATGACAGCATTTGTGATGACTGTATCTGCAACATAGCGATCATCACGTGTTACATTTGGGTTTTGCGCCATACCGTCACGTACTGATTTTCCTCCGCCGAATGTTGCTTCGTCCCCATAGTTTGCAAAGTCTTTTTCGATTGTCGCAAATAAATTTGTATCCCCTAAGCGGATAGCATCACCAATAGTGGGACCGTACAAACTTGTATATTGCGATTGTGTCATTTTAAAACTCATCGATTATACCCACTTTCTTTATTTGCATTTTGTTTACCAGCATCATTTTTAACGCCTGCGTTCGGATGGCCATTTTTCACTCGGAAGACACGTTCTTCGTCGATTGCGCTATTCACTAAACCTCGGAATCCATAGATGCGACGTTTACCGTTGTATTCTACAAGCTGTACTTTCTTTTCGTCCCCAGGTTCGAATCTTACAGCTGCACCAGCAGGAATATCTAAGTGTTTTCCATAGGCTTTTTCTCTATCGAATTTCAAACCGGTATTGGCTTCGAAAAAGTGATAATGAGAGCCGACTTGAATAGGACGGTCACCAATATTTTTAACCGTGATGACTGTTTCAGAATCGTCTGTACCTTTGTTGATTTCGATTTCAGTTTTCTTAACTATAATTTCACCAGGTTTCATCATGTTTGCCTCCTTTTTTAAACGATAGGGTGGTGTATTGTGATTAATTTCGTTCCATCAGGAAATGTTGCTTCAATCTCTAAATCAGGAATCATGTCAGAAACACCTTCCATGACATCATCCTTATTGAGAATTTGTCGGCCATAGCTCATCAGCTCTGCGACAGATTTGCCGTCTCTGGCACCTTCTAACATTTCATAACTGATAATTGCGACTGCTTCTGGATAATTTAATTTTAATCCGCGTGATTGGCGTCTGCGTGCTAAGTCGTTTGCTACAACAAGCATCAATTTATCTTGTTCACGTTGCGTGAAATGCACAATAAATCCCTTCTTTCAACCGTAATTTGAAAATATGTTGCTTATTTATTCTAAAACCATTCGATTTAATATACAAGAATTACCGCTCTGTATTTTAAAATAAAACTGTGCTTTGACAACAAAATAGTATAAAACGCAACTAAAGTGTTAAATAATTATAATTAATTTTTTCATTTCTTTGAAAGATAATAAAATATACCCAGTTTTCTATCCAAACAAACCAGCATAAATTATATAATGATTTTCAACTTGAATTATTTTTGGTAAAATCGATATGTTTACAAATCAATGAAATCAGGTGAAGTTGAATGCGCCAGTTTACACGCATCATATTAAAGAATATTTCACAAGTTATATTATTAGATAATATATGGACAGGACTATTTATCTTAATTGGATTATTTATCGGAAATTGGAAAGTAGGATTAGCCGCATTACTTTCCAGTATCATTGCCTATTTCTCAGCACCTGTCACTAACTATTCCAAACAAGAAATCAACGATGGACTCGCAGGCTTCAACCCCGTGTTGACAGGAGTAGCATTAACCGTTTTCTTAGTTCCGGGTTGGAGAAGTGTCATCATAACCTTACTTGCAGTCGTATTGACTATGCCGGTCGGAGCAGCTTTCAGAGCCTTATTAAACCGCTTCGACTTACCGATGCTCACAATGCCCTATGTATTCATCAGTTGGATGTTCCTCTTTATGTCGTTCCAATTCGAATACGTCAACGCAGACGTCAGTATCTTGCCATCAGTCGTGAAAGAAATTCAATTTTCACATCAGTCTATTAACACTATCTTGACCTTCCTAGATGGATTCAGCGAAATTTTCCTAGTTAAAAGCGCAATAGGCGGCTTTATCATATTGATAGGTATCTTCATCGCATCACGCAAAGCAGGTCTCTTCGCAATTATCGCAAACATCATTGGAGTTATTGTCGTCATGATGTTCGGTGCTAACCATGATGAAATCAACGCCGGACTATATGGCTATAACGTGATCTTAGTCATCCTTGCCCTAGGAGTTACCTTCAAAGAAGCATCAGTCTTCAACAAATACGCCAGCATGCTCTTCGGAATCATAATGACCGTCGTTATGCATGCAGGACTGGTTACTTGGCTGAAACCATTCGGCTTGCCGGTCTTCACCTTGCCATTCATTGCCGCAACTTGGATGATGCTCCTTGCAGGAAAGAAAGCTGAAACAACCGAAGAAGCAGAAGAAGAAATATATCCAGAAAATAAATAAGGAAATCAGAGAACAGGAGCAGGATATTTTGATGTTCTGACTCCTATTTTTTATTGTACTTATTTGGGAAAAGAAAACCTTGGAGAGTGGGATGGGGCCGAAAAATTTTGAATTAAAATTATTTCGTCTTCTCACCCCTGCAAGGCTAAAAAGGGTGTAATCTAGACACAAGTTTTTGAGAAGTGTCTAGAAAAGGGTGTAATCTAGACACAAGATTTAGAGAAGTGTCTAGA
Above is a genomic segment from Staphylococcus piscifermentans containing:
- a CDS encoding LLM class flavin-dependent oxidoreductase, encoding MKLEIGMTSFADTNEIHTENGAQEKLSADQRIRNIVEEIQLADEVGLDIYGLGEHHRSDYAVSDPVTVLAAAASLTQRIRLSSAVTVLSSDDPVRVYQRFATLDAVSNGRAEIMVGRGSFIESFPLFGYDLDDYDKLFVEKLELLKQINQHEIVSWQGSLRPAIDERGVYPRAVQKEIPIWLATGGTPESSIRAAEFGLPITYAIIGGNPRRFKRNIAMYRAVAESRGFNLTDMPVAVHSWGYIADTDEQAQQEFYTPTKIHHEIIAKERNWPPYTEEHFQREISDQGAMFVGSPETVARKMIDVIETLGINRFMLHIPVGSMPHERVMKAIKLYGKRVKPIVEDYFNN
- a CDS encoding DoxX family protein, translated to MLLRYLNNIKVGKELLQASEPKLKGNPQMKETFENVFGLPGNMVTVAGTIEATSGLLFLLSFGNKKITRIATVLTFGVLSVAAYKHYEAGHGKAGAQHALDLMKLAGLSTLDTISLPNCKK
- a CDS encoding transcriptional regulator, SarA/Rot family translates to MSEKIIINDLPKFVKVAQKVREINGHIKSEHQISFEELFILNYIESSEKNRSEFNVKEIIQLSNLKPYFISKAIQKLKERNLLSKKRNKNDERTVILVVDENQRKEIDALCADIGKIF
- a CDS encoding urease accessory protein UreD, with amino-acid sequence MMSKEPEWTGQLDLSIFHDGKRSVARDIFFEKALKVIRPIYLNGSDIPTFYIVNVGGGYLDGDRYKLDVRVQENAAVTLTSQGATKIYKTLKDHVEQYQNFHIEDNAYLEYVGDPIIAYKDANFYQHNQFHLAQTGAMFYTDILTPGYSPDERHFTYDSLHLLNEIFVDDELVVFDNMLLDPSKNKVDALGYMEGYTYLGSCYFIHPDITKQTIDELYEVMKPFLTDNQCRIGITELATHGLAIRILAQQTDLIEDILKEVQIKVVQQFYNREVNFLRKY
- the ureG gene encoding urease accessory protein UreG, giving the protein MTQPIKIGIGGPVGAGKTELVEKLVRHLSKDMSIGVITNDIYTKEDEKILVNTGVLPADRIIGVETGGCPHTAIREDASMNFAAIDELMERHGDLDLIFIESGGDNLAATFSPELVDFSIYIIDVAQGEKIPRKGGQGMIKSDFFIINKTDLAPYVGASLDQMAEDTNTFRGNRPFTFTNLKTEDGLDQVIEWIERDVLLKGLA
- a CDS encoding urease accessory protein UreF; translated protein: MIDHQALRLFQFCDSQFPTGAFSHSFGLETYIQRGTVHDEATFKEWLRLFLSEQLTYADGLAIRLVYEALNQNDTEKILHLDRMLFVQNMPRETRTGTKQMGTRMVKLANELYDSQWIQWYEAEYQAKRAKLHPAICFTMLGHFLGIDIEMIIDYYLYQNVSALTQNAVRAIPLGQTAGQRVVTDMITFMKNTRDHIFELAESEFGITAPGLEMNQMEHENVNVRIFIS
- the ureE gene encoding urease accessory protein UreE, with the protein product MIIEEIVGNIANLSPEEKQKHIEKVYLENSDLVKRIQRVKTDHGNEIGIRLKNPVDLEYGDILYQDDHNMIVVDVNSEDILVIQPRSLKEMGDIAHQLGNRHLPAQFTENEMLVQYDYLVEDLLKSLGIPYNREDRKVNKAFRHIGHSHD
- the ureC gene encoding urease subunit alpha — protein: MSFKMTQSQYTSLYGPTIGDAIRLGDTNLFATIEKDFANYGDEATFGGGKSVRDGMAQNPNVTRDDRYVADTVITNAVIIDYDKVYKADLGIKNGYIMKYGKAGNPDIMDDVDIIIGASTDIISGEGKIITAGGIDTHVHFINPEQAYVALESGITTHIGGGTGASEGAKATTVAPGPWHIHRMLEAAEGLPINVGFTGKGQAHNHTALIEQIHAGAIGLKVHEDWGATPSALSHALDVADDYDVQIALHADTLNEAGFMEDTMKAIKDRVIHMYHTEGAGGGHAPDLIKSASYPNVLPSSTNPTLPYTVNTIDEHLDMVMITHHLNASIPEDVAFADSRIRKETIAAEDVLQDMGVFSMVSSDSQAMGRVGEVITRTWQVAHRMKEQRGYLDGDQEYNDNNRIKRYIAKYTINPAITHGISEYVGSIEEGKLADLVIWDPAFFGVKPEMVLKGGMINTAVNGDANGSIPTSEPLKYRKMYGQYGGNLTGTSITFVSNIAYMNDIERQLSLHRMVRPVKGIRQLTKKDMKNNGETPKLDVDPQTYEVFVDGKLITSEPAKELPLAQRYFLF
- a CDS encoding urease subunit beta, giving the protein MKPGEIIVKKTEIEINKGTDDSETVITVKNIGDRPIQVGSHYHFFEANTGLKFDREKAYGKHLDIPAGAAVRFEPGDEKKVQLVEYNGKRRIYGFRGLVNSAIDEERVFRVKNGHPNAGVKNDAGKQNANKESGYNR
- a CDS encoding urease subunit gamma, with the protein product MHFTQREQDKLMLVVANDLARRRQSRGLKLNYPEAVAIISYEMLEGARDGKSVAELMSYGRQILNKDDVMEGVSDMIPDLEIEATFPDGTKLITIHHPIV
- the yut gene encoding urea transporter, producing MRQFTRIILKNISQVILLDNIWTGLFILIGLFIGNWKVGLAALLSSIIAYFSAPVTNYSKQEINDGLAGFNPVLTGVALTVFLVPGWRSVIITLLAVVLTMPVGAAFRALLNRFDLPMLTMPYVFISWMFLFMSFQFEYVNADVSILPSVVKEIQFSHQSINTILTFLDGFSEIFLVKSAIGGFIILIGIFIASRKAGLFAIIANIIGVIVVMMFGANHDEINAGLYGYNVILVILALGVTFKEASVFNKYASMLFGIIMTVVMHAGLVTWLKPFGLPVFTLPFIAATWMMLLAGKKAETTEEAEEEIYPENK